A portion of the Carya illinoinensis cultivar Pawnee chromosome 11, C.illinoinensisPawnee_v1, whole genome shotgun sequence genome contains these proteins:
- the LOC122282332 gene encoding uncharacterized protein LOC122282332 encodes MSMRKIWLRRNQLIFEEQFTGPKSVISQAIEDLEEYREAQRVGEVNRLSVIAGGREVKWKRPGENIVKINWDVAFDKKSLKIGAGVVIRDEEGEVLTCLCMPRTNIYSPIVVELQELWRAVNVCTELRFINVEFECDALTIVNAVNNIDENWAWYGQLIEDLRSMFSGVSIWKLQHIYREGNKVAHSLAKKAIGLDEELVWTEDYLEEVFSHVFFDKSVTSDYSE; translated from the coding sequence ATGTCCATGCGAAAAATCTGGTTGAGAAGGAACCAACTGATTTTTGAAGAACAATTTACAGGGCCAAAGAGTGTGATCAGTCAGGCTATTGAAGACTTGGAGGAATACAGAGAAGCTCAAAGGGTGGGAGAGGTTAATAGGTTGTCAGTTATAGCAGGTGGTAGAGAAGTAAAATGGAAGAGGCCTGGAGAAAATATAGTGAAAATTAACTGGGATGTAGCTTTTGATAAAAAATCTCTAAAGATAGGAGCTGGTGTGGTGATAAGGGATGAGGAAGGGGAAGTCCTTACATGCTTATGTATGCCTAGAACTAATATTTACAGTCCAATAGTTGTTGAATTACAAGAGTTGTGGCGAGCTGTCAATGTATGTACTGAGCTGAGGTTTATAAATGTTGAATTTGAGTGTGATGCCCTGACCATAGTAAATGCTGTAAATAATATAGATGAAAACTGGGCTTGGTATGGACAACTAATAGAAGATTTGAGAAGTATGTTTTCTGGTGTAAGTATTTGGAAGTTGCAACACATAtatagagaaggaaataagGTGGCACATAGCCTGGCCAAGAAAGCAATTGGTTTAGATGAGGAATTAGTTTGGACGGAAGATTATCTAGAAGAGGTGTTTTCTCATGTATTCTTTGACAAATCTGTAACAAGTGATTATAGTGAATGA